A genomic stretch from Cellulomonas sp. KRMCY2 includes:
- a CDS encoding proton-conducting transporter membrane subunit: MPFEELVRVAAGSDPVAAAVLLVPLLAPMLVAVAAVVVGWRPAVAWSTVAASVAILGSGVVAAVATSDGSELTVGGMLRVDALSAVMLLVIGVVAVVATWSGVGYIDHEIAAEHTDARGAQRYGLLVPLFLTAMVLAVEASNLGVLWAAVEATTIVTAFLVGHRGGRAAVEATWKYVIICSVGIALAYLGTVLVYYASQHTGTGEAGSLDWTVLVAQADQLDPGVMRIAVPLLVLGFGTKVGLVPMHSWLPDAHSQAPAPVSALMSGVLLSVAVYALLRYRVIAVAALDGEFVRNLLLVVGLASVALAASLLLAQRDYKRLLAYSSIEHMGLVIIGVAIGTPLAVAALLLHILGHGLAKAVLFCASGQILASEGTTRIADVRGLLARRPVLAGSFALGLAALLGLPPFSLFVSELALARAAADAGVFWAVAVALVLLLVVFVAIAGHAAGMLFGAAPSGLATAAPTSTRAAAAPLVTGLIALAILGVVAWPLDVLLHAASIIAGTS, translated from the coding sequence ATGCCGTTCGAGGAGCTGGTGCGGGTCGCTGCCGGGAGTGACCCGGTAGCCGCGGCCGTCCTCCTGGTCCCGTTGCTCGCGCCGATGCTGGTCGCGGTCGCCGCGGTCGTGGTCGGGTGGCGTCCGGCTGTCGCCTGGTCGACGGTCGCCGCGTCCGTCGCCATCCTGGGTTCCGGTGTGGTTGCTGCGGTCGCCACCAGCGACGGGTCGGAGCTGACCGTCGGCGGGATGCTGCGGGTCGACGCCCTGTCAGCGGTGATGCTGCTGGTCATCGGCGTCGTCGCGGTCGTGGCCACCTGGTCCGGGGTGGGCTACATCGACCACGAGATCGCTGCCGAGCACACCGACGCGCGGGGTGCGCAGCGCTACGGGCTGCTGGTCCCGCTGTTCCTCACCGCCATGGTGCTGGCGGTCGAGGCGAGCAACCTCGGCGTGCTGTGGGCCGCCGTCGAGGCCACCACGATCGTGACCGCCTTCCTCGTCGGGCACCGCGGTGGACGCGCGGCGGTCGAGGCGACCTGGAAGTACGTGATCATCTGCTCGGTCGGCATCGCATTGGCGTACCTGGGCACGGTGCTCGTGTACTACGCCTCGCAGCACACCGGCACCGGGGAGGCGGGTTCGCTCGACTGGACCGTCCTGGTCGCCCAGGCCGATCAGCTCGACCCCGGTGTGATGCGGATCGCTGTCCCCCTGCTCGTGCTGGGCTTCGGCACCAAGGTGGGGCTCGTCCCGATGCACAGCTGGCTGCCGGACGCGCACAGCCAGGCGCCGGCACCCGTCTCGGCCCTGATGTCCGGGGTCCTGCTGTCGGTCGCCGTCTATGCGCTGCTCCGGTACCGGGTGATCGCCGTCGCAGCCCTGGACGGGGAGTTCGTGCGGAACCTGCTGCTCGTCGTCGGCCTCGCCTCGGTGGCCCTTGCGGCATCCCTGCTGCTCGCGCAACGCGACTACAAGCGGCTCCTGGCCTACTCGAGCATCGAGCACATGGGGCTGGTCATCATCGGTGTGGCGATCGGGACCCCGTTGGCCGTGGCCGCCCTGCTGCTGCACATCCTCGGGCACGGCCTGGCCAAGGCGGTCCTGTTCTGTGCCTCGGGGCAGATCCTCGCCTCCGAGGGGACGACCCGGATCGCAGACGTCCGGGGTCTGCTCGCACGTCGGCCCGTCCTTGCGGGCTCCTTCGCGCTCGGGCTCGCGGCGCTCCTCGGTCTTCCGCCGTTCAGCCTCTTCGTCAGCGAGCTGGCTCTGGCGAGGGCCGCTGCCGACGCGGGCGTGTTCTGGGCGGTCGCCGTCGCGCTGGTCCTGCTGCTCGTGGTCTTCGTCGCGATCGCCGGCCACGCCGCCGGGATGCTCTTCGGGGCAGCGCCGTCCGGGCTCGCGACGGCGGCGCCGACGAGCACCCGGGCAGCTGCCGCGCCGCTGGTCACCGGCCTGATCGCGCTGGCGATCCTCGGTGTGGTCGCCTGGCCGCTCGACGTCCTCCTGCACGCCGCCTCGATCATTGCGGGGACCTCATGA